From Deltaproteobacteria bacterium:
CTCCCGCTCCGGGACCTGGATTTCCGCCCTCATCACCGAGGTGTCGACGATCTCGACCAGCGGATCCCCGACCCGCACCTGGATGTTCTCCTTCTCCTCCATGCGCGGCGTCACGACCCGCCCGTCGATGGGGCTCGTCACAGTGGCCCGGCCGAGCTGGAGCTGTCGGTAGCGGAGCTCGGACCGGTATTGCTCGATCTCCGTCTTCTTGGCGTCAATCGTCTCGCTTCGGTTTCCCGCGAGGAGGAGCGCCAGGGCGGCGCGCGCCTCCTCGAACTCCCGCCGACGCACGGCGAGGTCACGGCTCGCGGCCTCGAGGCGCTCCTTCGAGACCAGGCTCTGGCTGGCCAGACGCCTGTTCCGGGCCTCGGTGAGCTGCGCGAAGCGCACCTCGGTGGCCTTGGTCGCGACGACCTGGCGCGCTTGCGCGATCTCCTCGCGCCGCGCCCCTTTCTGCAGCCGAGCGAGCTCGGCGGTCGCCCGCCGGACGCGCGCCCGCAGCTTGTCGATGTCCGACCGCAACTCGCGGTCGTCGAGCTCGACCAGGCGCTGGCCCCGCTTGACCCACTGCCCCTCGCGCACGCCGACGGCTCGAATGAGCCCATCCAGCTGGCTGCGCACGACCGTGCGGTGCCCCGGGATGAGCTCGCAGGGCTCGTTCACCCACAGCCGGAAGGGGGTCAGCGCCGCCGCGCCGACCAGCAAGCCGAGCACTCCCACGGCCACAGCGAGCCGCACGAGCCGGCGCCTGCGCCGCGAGACGACGGCCTTGAGGACCTCCTCGTCCTCCTCGTCCTGCTCACTGGGCTCCCCGGCCTCGTCGGCCTCGCCCTCCCCCGGCGCTTCGGTGGGGGGCTGCTCCGTTGGCACCTCCCGGGAGCCTTTCGCCAGGGCGCCCTCCGGCACCTGCTCCGACTCCTCGGAGAGGTCGGCAAACGAAGCGCTGGCCGAGGAATCGTCTTCGACCGGAAGGGGAGGGGGGGCAACGCGCGCCCCCGCCGGAGCGAGCGGCCACCCGCGAACCTCCGTCCGCTCGTCATCGACCGGATCGGCGTCCCCGGGGAACCACTCCTCGGGAGACATTCCCGGGGCCAGGCCGCCGCGCGGCAGGGGCACCACCACGCTGCCGTCGTGCACGAGCAGCTCGAGCGAGCGCAGGGTGGAGACGAGATTGTCCAGCTCGTCGACCGAGACGCGGACACGGAGTCGATCTCGCGCCTCTCGGGTGATCTCCTCCAGCGAGCGTCTGCCGTCGAGGAGCTGGAGGATCTGATACTGCTGGCTCGAGAAGGTCGCGGCACCAGCCATGCCGCTGCAGCTCACCTTAACCAGACCTTCCGCGGATCCACGAAGGGGTTGCACCAGCAGGTCTGGGCGCAACTGAGGTCGCTGAGCGGCCATATCTCCCGTCTGACGACGTGTGTAAGCGGAGGATATCACATCTCCGGGAGGCGCAACGGCTAGCGGGTCGGCATGAGCTGGCCGACCACCTCCTCGAGCGCGTCCGCGACCCGATCGATCTCCTCGAGCGAGTTGTAGAAGTACGGTGCGAACCGAACCGTCCCGCCGTGACCGCGCGCCGAGAGGTACGGGTGTGCGCAGTGATGCCCCGCCCGCACGCAGATCTTGAACCGGTCGTACAGCATGCGAGCGACCAGGTCCTCCCAGCGCGTGCCCTGCTGCGCGAAGGTGATGCTCGTGACCGCGGACCTGCGCCCTTCCCACTCGGCCTCGAGCCGGACGACCTGAGGAATCCGCGCGAGCCTTTCCGCGAGCCTCGCCCGGAGCTGCTCTTCGTGCGCCTGGAGCCGCGCCCAGCCGAGGCCTTCCAGGTACTCCGCCGCGCGAGCCAGCCCGAGCACCTCGGGGATAGGCGGCGTACCGGCCTCGAAGCGTGTGGGGATCCCGCGCAGGGTGTAGCCGTCGGAGGAGACGCGCTCGACGACCCCACCGCCCAGCCACGGCGGGGCGAGGCGTTCGAGCCACTCGAACCGCGCCGCGAGCACTCCAACGCCGAAGGGCCCCACCATCTTGTGGCCCGAGAGAACGTAGAAGTCCCCGCCGAGCGCAGGCAGGTTACCGCCGTAGTGCGGCACGTACTGCGCCGCATCGATCAGCACCGGAATGCCCTGCTGGCGCGCTGCTGCAGCGTACTCGGCGACGGGAGGGACCACGCCGCTGGCGTTCGAGCAAGCAGTGAGCGCCAGGAGCCCCACCTTCTCCCGGCGCAGGAGGTCGGCCAGCGCGTTCGCGTCGCAGCGCGCCGGATCGAACCACACGACCCGATGGCGGGACATCCAGGGCAGGATGTTCGCGTGGTGCTCGTAGAGCGAGAGCGCGACGGCCTGGCCGGCCCCGAGCTCCAGCCCCGCGGCCACGAGGTTGATCGCCGCGGTGCACCCCGCCGTGAAGACCACCTCGGCCGCCTCCATGCCCAGGAAGCGCGCCACGGTCGAGCGCGCCTCTTCGTAGGCCTCGCTCGCCAGCTGCGAGTGCAGGTACTTCGCGCGGTGCACGTTTGCCGAGAGCCTGACGTAGAAGTCCGTCATGGTCTCGAGCACCACGCGAGGCGTCAGCGACGTCGCAGCGCTGTCCAGGTAGAGGACCTGCGCCCCATCCTCCCGCTCGGTGAAGAACGGAAAATCGCCGCGAACGTCGTCAGAGAGCTGGCGAGGAAGCATCGTCTTCCAGCTCGAGGGCCTGGGCCACCCGCTGTCGGAGCTGCGGAACGCGCGAGACGAGCGGCGAGAATTTCATCGACGGTTGCGTGCGGAGTCGCTCCACGACCGTCACCGCCCCGACCTTCAGGTCGCACTCCGCGAGGACCCGGCGCACGTCGGCGACCACCGTCTCCGCGCTCGCCCCGCTCTCCGGATCGACCCCGATGTCGGCGCCCACCGTCTCGTCGGCCTGCTGCAGGAGCCGGTAGAAGAGCAGCGCGGCGACACGTTCCAGTCCTCGGTCGACGACGCGCACGGGTACGACGCGCGACCCGGCGACCAGGCAGTCCCCCTGGCGACCGAGCAGCTCTATCGTCGGAGAAGGGATCCCGCACTCGCAGGACTCGGTGGGGGCCGCGAGGTCCCGCTGGCGGTACCTCACGAGCGGCATTGCTTCGTTGTCGAGAGTCGTCACGACGATCTCGCCGAACTCTCCCACGCCAGCCGGCCTGCCGCGGCGCAGGATCTCCACGTACGACTGCTCCGCCAGGTGGTACCTGCCGAGGGGGCAGGTAACCGCCAGCGTCCCGCACTCCGTGGAGGAATAGCCGTCGAACGGCACGAGGCCCGTCTTGCGCGCGAGATAGCGGCGTACCGGCGCCGTGGCGAACTCCGTCAGCGTCTGCACGACCTCGATCGAGTCGGGAAGCGGAAGTCCGAGCGCGTCGAAGCTCCTGAGGAGCGACATGAGGTACCAGGGGTTGCCGAGGAGGGCCTGCGGGGCCCAGTCCCAGAGCTCGGCGTGCACGCCTCTCAGCGCCGCCTCCGACATGTACATGGGGTCGGGGGCCGACGGCAGCAGGAGGTAGCCGCCGAAGGTCCTCTCTTCGCGGCTCTGCTGCTCGATCGAGCATTCGTGGCCCGAGCAGACGGGCGGTGTGAAATCCGCGGCGCGATCCGTGCGGCTGAAGAAGGGCACCGACGAGACGGCGCTCGGTCCGAGCTCCGAGACGAGGTGCAGGGACGGCACGCGATCCGTGACCGAGGTGGACCCCGACGA
This genomic window contains:
- a CDS encoding aminotransferase class V-fold PLP-dependent enzyme, giving the protein MLPRQLSDDVRGDFPFFTEREDGAQVLYLDSAATSLTPRVVLETMTDFYVRLSANVHRAKYLHSQLASEAYEEARSTVARFLGMEAAEVVFTAGCTAAINLVAAGLELGAGQAVALSLYEHHANILPWMSRHRVVWFDPARCDANALADLLRREKVGLLALTACSNASGVVPPVAEYAAAARQQGIPVLIDAAQYVPHYGGNLPALGGDFYVLSGHKMVGPFGVGVLAARFEWLERLAPPWLGGGVVERVSSDGYTLRGIPTRFEAGTPPIPEVLGLARAAEYLEGLGWARLQAHEEQLRARLAERLARIPQVVRLEAEWEGRRSAVTSITFAQQGTRWEDLVARMLYDRFKICVRAGHHCAHPYLSARGHGGTVRFAPYFYNSLEEIDRVADALEEVVGQLMPTR
- a CDS encoding phenylacetate--CoA ligase family protein — encoded protein: MFELRPDIRVQVQSNTRPVIVDCVEGTRAVVDPLVLEVLRALDGAPSLEDAWQVLERRGLADGLDRDGFGEFVEASLSRYFATPTHAAASLRQAWGEARRVREERLLALVRWAGAKVPYYQARWGHLLPELRGIEDARRIPLLSREEVRAQFPTGLLAAGFDYGELISSGRAAVEYSSGSTSVTDRVPSLHLVSELGPSAVSSVPFFSRTDRAADFTPPVCSGHECSIEQQSREERTFGGYLLLPSAPDPMYMSEAALRGVHAELWDWAPQALLGNPWYLMSLLRSFDALGLPLPDSIEVVQTLTEFATAPVRRYLARKTGLVPFDGYSSTECGTLAVTCPLGRYHLAEQSYVEILRRGRPAGVGEFGEIVVTTLDNEAMPLVRYRQRDLAAPTESCECGIPSPTIELLGRQGDCLVAGSRVVPVRVVDRGLERVAALLFYRLLQQADETVGADIGVDPESGASAETVVADVRRVLAECDLKVGAVTVVERLRTQPSMKFSPLVSRVPQLRQRVAQALELEDDASSPAL
- a CDS encoding HlyD family efflux transporter periplasmic adaptor subunit, with product MAGAATFSSQQYQILQLLDGRRSLEEITREARDRLRVRVSVDELDNLVSTLRSLELLVHDGSVVVPLPRGGLAPGMSPEEWFPGDADPVDDERTEVRGWPLAPAGARVAPPPLPVEDDSSASASFADLSEESEQVPEGALAKGSREVPTEQPPTEAPGEGEADEAGEPSEQDEEDEEVLKAVVSRRRRRLVRLAVAVGVLGLLVGAAALTPFRLWVNEPCELIPGHRTVVRSQLDGLIRAVGVREGQWVKRGQRLVELDDRELRSDIDKLRARVRRATAELARLQKGARREEIAQARQVVATKATEVRFAQLTEARNRRLASQSLVSKERLEAASRDLAVRRREFEEARAALALLLAGNRSETIDAKKTEIEQYRSELRYRQLQLGRATVTSPIDGRVVTPRMEEKENIQVRVGDPLVEIVDTSVMRAEIQVPERELDAVRVGLPVEVKVRSYPERSFWGKVVSIGQKVEVGQLVNSMRVVSELHNPGEILKPEMTGNAKIYCGKRSVLHLATRRLMRWMRVEFVF